Within the Emticicia oligotrophica DSM 17448 genome, the region TGTGTTTGATTTTTTTATTTCTTGATTTTCTTTGTGTCTCTTAGTTCCTTAGTGGTTAGAAAAATAATTACCACTAAGGAACTAAGATTCACTAAGGTTAATCAGGTAATGCTGAAAAATATTCATTTACGAAGGGTTTTATGCTTCTTGTAATATTATCTGTATGGAAATTTATTAGTAAACCTTTAGGCTTTTTGAGTAGTTTCATATAAGTAAGAAGTTGTGCCTCGTGAATTGGATGTATTTGCTCAACAGCTTTTAGTTCGACAATTACGGAGTCATTTACCATAACATCAAGTTTTAGTTCAGCTTGTACTTGAATGTTTTTATAAATTACAGGCACAGTCATTTGCCGAACAATACTAAAGCCCTTACTTTGTAATTCATGACAAAAACAAGATTCGTAAACACCTTCCAACAAACCAGCCCCTAATTGTTTATGCACTTCAATAGCACAGCCAACAACTTCATAAGCTAATTGATTTATGCTCTTTTTTGTCATTTTCTTAGTGTACCTTAGTCCCTTATCGGACCGCCGAAGCGGTGGTTAAAATCTATAATTGACTTTGTAATCTTTTCACAAGCATCGTTATTATTCGACGATTTAGCTCAGTTTCCATCGAAATGTAATCTTTATATTGCTCAACGGAAAGTTTCCCGATTATCATTCCAACAAAATAATTGCGTAATTGTGCGTCTTTTTTGATGGTATTTTCGATGTAATTAGCTTGGTCTTCGGGCGAATACTTTTCAAATACAACTTTATGTTTGACCAAATATTGCTTAAAAACAGCAATCAATAACTCATTTTGTTCTTTCAAAATCGGTCTTAAAAACTCATTCTGAAAATTTTCTTCTGCTGAAATCATGTATGTTTTTTCTTCAAAATCCAAGCCCAAATCATCTCCGTTACAACTACTTCTTCTTCCGTTTCATCTGTCACTTTTACCGTAACATTCACTTCGCCTTTGTCTGTTTCTCTGATTTGCTTTATTTGCTCTTCGGTTAGTGTAGCTACGGCTCTTTGCCTTCCCTGACTTCGCTTGATAAACTTCACTGAAAGGTGTTTCATGAGTGGAAGTTTATCATCGGGAATATTCATGCCAACCACCATGCCCGAAGCCGTTTCGGCTAAAAGTGTTGTTGCGGCGGCATGAATTTGCCCAATGTGATTTTGTACTTTGTTTTTATTTGGAAGTGTTATTGCGACCTCTTGACAAGTCATTTTCTCGAAATGTATGCCTGCTGTACCAACAAACTTAACGAATCGACCGATGGCGAAGTCACGCATGAAACTACGCATAAATGAAGGTAGTCTTTGTAGTCTGGCTAAGGTACGATTGAGATTGTTGTTGTACTCCATAAATTTTGGAATAATGGTACTTTAGTATGCTTGCATAATTTCGGAACAAATATACGTGAAAGATATTAGTATGCAAGCATACCAATATAAAATTTGTTTTTACAAGATTTATTAT harbors:
- a CDS encoding GxxExxY protein produces the protein MTKKSINQLAYEVVGCAIEVHKQLGAGLLEGVYESCFCHELQSKGFSIVRQMTVPVIYKNIQVQAELKLDVMVNDSVIVELKAVEQIHPIHEAQLLTYMKLLKKPKGLLINFHTDNITRSIKPFVNEYFSALPD
- a CDS encoding DUF4442 domain-containing protein — encoded protein: MEYNNNLNRTLARLQRLPSFMRSFMRDFAIGRFVKFVGTAGIHFEKMTCQEVAITLPNKNKVQNHIGQIHAAATTLLAETASGMVVGMNIPDDKLPLMKHLSVKFIKRSQGRQRAVATLTEEQIKQIRETDKGEVNVTVKVTDETEEEVVVTEMIWAWILKKKHT